A stretch of DNA from Opisthocomus hoazin isolate bOpiHoa1 chromosome 15, bOpiHoa1.hap1, whole genome shotgun sequence:
GTTCTAACTGTTCTACATTCTTCAGATTTGTCACCACCTCAATATTCCAGTTAACAAGTTCACTTTCTCTCCTCATTTTACGCTTTTTCAAACTCTCTTATCTGCATAAAAACCCCTGCAAGAATCAGTTCTGAGCGTGTATAAAATTGAACAGAATCGAACACGTGTAatgcacatgcacatacatacagTATGAGTGTGTATGCATTTACACAACTTCCACTGAGACATGGCTATGCATTGCTACAGGATTTACCAGGGAAAAAAGCGTCTATTTTCTAGCTTAAAGCTGAACAACAAGCATTGCCGTTGATCCACATGTGAAAGCCTCAGTAAAAACAAGTCAAAGAAATTAGAGGAAAATATAATAGGAATACCTAATTTTCTATAATGTCTGTGCCTAAAATTAAGTATCCCACTTTTCACTAAGTGGATATGCGCTTGAATAAAGAGCAGTCTGTAGGTTCTAGTTGAAACATTCGTCTTCTCAATCATTTTGGTGGCAAAATACATTACTTATGGGATAAAAACTGTAGAAAAGTGGGTAACTATTACTTACCTTCCAGCAATGTCAAAAATAGAAGTCTTGAAAGTGGAAGGCGATGGTGCTAAACTGGGAAATCTTTCATGTTTCTCAACTTGATAGAGGCAACTGAAACAAATTAGAAGTTTATTGACTGGCTTCATTGAGAAAAGCTTTATAAAAATCACTCAGCAACCCAAGATGTGCCTCAGTACCGTGTGTAACACCCCATTTCTCTAAACCAGTTTTCTTGTTTCCATTATTATACTTAATGGTTTTATATTTTGATCATGCAGGTGCTCAAAGCCAGTAAAACACACTGCTGCAGGTCCAGTAAAACGGGTTCATGCCCTAGTCCAGAACAACTCTAGTTCCTTATTAGAATTCTAACATGTGGTACAGCTAAGATAACTTCACTGCTAATACGACTAACAGGCACAGAAAGCTTAACAACTAGAGTAACTTCTGATTAATCAGGGTAACACAATTTAGGGGTTCTGGCTTCTATGGGCCTGAGCCAAAGTCTTACAGTGCcatagaaaattttattttttttcaaggagCTTTAATCACCCTCCTGTTTTCCCCAAACACAAGCCACTTAGGATCAGATCCTGATTACACGGACCTGAATCCTGCAAAAGTTAGATTCCAGCCTAAATCctttgggcttttctttttgctaTAGGGGAACTCTTAAGGAAACCCCCAGGAACTcagcaaaacaagaaatctgCACCATAGCTGGTCAGGATTAGTAGCccatgaaataaataattttttggaTGTCATTCTTTCTGCACGTGTATAGCACTAATCATGCAAAATATTTAAGCAGCTTTTTAGCAGTCACATCAACAGGGAAACTTGCATAATCTTAAGTGCCTGACAGGACTGGacttcaaatgtctgcagacgcGATAATACATACGGAACGGATTCATTTTGTGCAGTATTTTCAGCACAAACTGCATCACAAAgtgttaaataataaataacagcaGGGAGAAGCCTACACAAGGGAGGAATGGTATGATTTCAGGGGAGACTCGTAAGGGGACGCCGATGAGGTGGAGGTTTTAAGAATCAAAGCCCCAGAAAGGCTGTTGTGGGCTGGGACCGGTAGCTTTTCCTCCGCTGAGAGACAAAGGGTCTCTCCAGGCCAGGGCGCACCGCCGGACTGGGGTctgcggcggggcagggcgggcagctGCCAGTGGCTCGCGGCGCGCAGCCCCACTCCGCCCGGTCCCCCCGGCGCAGGCCGGTGCCTGAGGCGCAGCCCGGTGCCTGAGGCGCAGCCCGCCACGACGGCAGCACGGCACCCGGGGCAGGGGGCCGCGGCCGGACCgacgggcggggccgggcgggtgaGGCGAGGGGACGGGGGGCGGACTGCGGAGAAGCCCTTCCCGGAGCCGGTGCTCCGCGCGGGGGAAGCTGTGTTAATTCTGTGTCTCGCAGacagcccgcagccccgccgcgccccccggaGCCCGCCCGCCCGGCACCAGAACAGGGCTTCTGACGGCAGGACGCGCCGGGGCAGTcccgctccgcgccgcgccgTACCTGCGCAGCGCCCATGGCGTAGTGGCGGCGCGGCCCCATGGACGAGGCTCCGCCGGGACCTGCCCTCGCCTCGCAGGTAAGCGGCCCCGGGGGAGCGCCGGCCCGCCGGCAGGAGGAGAGCGGGAGCGCGGCGccctacctcctcccccccggggctgccttcTCCGCCCGCCTCGGCCCGCAACGTGGCCGTGCGGagaggggcgggggcggcgctcCCCGTGCGCGCGACTCACCTGCGGGAGGGGCGGGCGGGCCAGGAGGTCTCTTATGtaaggggcggcggggcggggcggggcggcggcctgggggggggggggggggaggaagctccgcaggggcgggggggccgccggCCGCTCTGAGgtgctgcgggcagccccgggtcTGCGGCGCGCAGCCTCGCCCTCGCGCTCACCGCAGGCTGCCCGCcacggcggggcccgcccgcgcgcccgcccgcgcGCGCTCTGCCCtggccgccaccgccgcctccCGCGGGCTCACCCGGCtgcgggcggggcccggcgcgcgCCGCGGCCGCCTGAGGGAGTTGCGCGGGAGACCGCGCCGCGCGCCgcaggggggttgggggggggggggggagcagcaggcGGGTGCCCCCGGCGGCGCGCGAGGCGCCTGGCGCGCCCCCTCGCCTcagccctcccgccccgcggccccgccgcccgcgcgctCCGCTCCACAAGTGCCGCGCGCTGGGCgctccggggcggcggggggcggcgggcgctgcccggggccggcggcgggcgggaggcagTGCGGGCTGGCGGCGCCCGGCCCCTGACGGCGCCGCTTTATGCTCAGCCCCTGGCGCAGCGCGGCACCCGGCAGctggaacggcggcggcggcgcggagcccggGCTGCGCGGCGGGATGGAAGGCTTGGTGCGGCTGCTTGTCGGCTGCCTGGCGGCGGAGCTGCTGGCGCTGGCGTGCCGGGCGCAGGAGAGGGCTGGCCAGCCGCTGGGGAGCTTCGTGGTGCTCTCGGGAGCAAACCGGTCCGGCCTCGGGGAGCAGCCGGACCCCTCGGAGCAGCCCCCCGTCCCGGACTTCTGCAGGGGCTACTTCGACGTGATGGGGCAGTGGGACCCCCCCTTCAACTGCAGCTCGGGGGAGTTCATCTTCTGCTGCGGCACTTGTGGCTTCAGGTTCTGCTGCAAGTTCAAGAAGACGCGGCTGGACCAAAGCACCTGCACCAACTACGAGACGCCGCTGTGGATGAACACGGGGAAGCCCCCCTCGCGCATCGACGACCCTCTGCACGACCCCACCAGGGACAAAACCAACCTCATCGTCTACATCATCTGCGGGGTCGTGGCGGTCATGGTGCTGGTGGGGATCTTCACCAAGCTCGGGCTGGAGAAGGCGCACAGACCCCAGCGGGAGCACATGTCCAGGTAAGGCCGGGCGCCCGTCGCAGGgtgccctcccgccccccccggctgctcccGGAGAGGCGAGGGGGGCCCGCGCCTTCTGCCGGGCGCCCGGGGGACACCGGCTTCGGGGAGCGGGGCTCCCgtggcggccccggcccgggctgcCGAAGGACGGGCGTGCGGAGGAAGGCTAGCGATAGCTGCAGAGCCCGCACAGCCCGTAGCCCGTTTTTATCTGCAGTGTCTGACCCTCTCCCCGGCAAGATCCAGCAAGTGTTCCCAGATACGCTTGCCCATGAGtaggaaaacaaacccaaaatcgTGAAACCAGCAACACTGAATTGTAGAAAGCCTGATCGGCTCCCTCTTCCAACTGCTCCAAAGCTTGGAAGATGCTTTTACTTCTCAGCAGAAGGATGTAAACAAATGTCATCTCGCCCTCCCTCTCCAGCTGCAAAATCATTTTGGCAGGACCGTCCCTACTCCCCCAGCCCTTGCAAGTGTGTGAGCTATATGTGAAATTTCTAAGCTGTAAAAATGAGCCGgggtggaagggaagagggagacGCAAAAATAGAAAGCTATCGTAGAATTTCTTAACGTTTTTTCAGTTACTGTTGAGAGGTAAAAAAGGGTGCATGAAAGTCTTGTCTGGTCCCCGTCCGTGTGTGTCATGCTCTGTGTCCACAGTGCAGAGAGCCTCCCCCACCTCGAGGCAGGCGTGCTGCGTACCGCCCGCTCCAGGCAGCACTGCCGAGCCGTGGGCAGGCAGGTGGGCAGCTCGGGACAGAGCCCGGTGGCTTGGGCAGCACATCCCGAACCCAGATTGTCACAGCAGTTCAAAATCACGGCACAGCACATTTGTCAAGTTTGCATTCTGTCTGATTCTTTATGCTAATCCCAGGCACGTGAAAGTAAAGCACATGGGGGAAAAGGCAAGCAGCTCCGTTAAAGAGTCCAAACAGATTCCAGCACATTGGGCAACTTTAGTGATGAAATGCAATGAAGAGGATGCCTGCTGCTGGACGTGCGGTGTGGCAGAAAGCTTCCTCTTGCCCTGACTGGTAATGGTGTAGTTCACAATCTTTAAAGCTTAGCTGAAGAGTAATCCCTTTGAAAGACAGTCGAAGAGATCGACTCGACACCTGGAGCcttatttttttactgaagtttCTCTGTGACTTTTTGATTAACTGCTGGTCCTGATATCAACAGAGAAAGCCACAAAAATACTCCTACAAATGCATCACCAGTTCAATAGCAATTATTTGCTATTTATAAACTGGCTGACATGGATATGCTTTTACTACCGAGGAACAAAGCACATTGCAGAAATTTTAGTCAACGCTGTGTGTCAGTGATAGTTCTGCAAAGATGCTTTTTGTTGGGTGAGCTATAATAATCCTTTAGACATTTTGAATATTCTCAACTATTAAGTTGAGAAAAAGAGTACATGGGtcccaatttctttttttttaaatcttaaactACAGAGCTTGTTTGTAAAAAGCTCTCCTTTGCTTCAGCCTCCTTCTGTGGAGTCTTCATGCATGTGAAAGGGCAGGGCTCGCAGCAGTTAGgaaaaccaggacagagtgaaGTTGTAGCCGTCCCTGGTTATATATGGCTTAAATAGGTCCTGTTTCTGCTAGTAGAAATACCTGCTACCTGAAGTACACGTGTGAAGTATTCTGAAAGGATATTCTGTCTTAGTTTATGGAAATAGAATTACAGAGGGTTGGAAAATCATTCTGAAATCTTTCAGTCATGTATAAAGATTAGGTTTGTGAAGTGGTTCTTAGAAAAGGTCGTCTGTTGCCCTGATTGCTTAACAGTGTCTGCTACCGCGTATTTTTCTTGCCTTGAAAATGTTCAAGTCAGGATTATATAGAAACTTGGAAAGTCATGATCACATGGAAAAACAGTCACCCACTCAGTACATATAATAGCTAGTCATGTTCTGAAAAAGCAGCACTatggcattttttttaatataaagttcTCACACTCCTCTTACAGCTGTGGGGTGGGTTACCATTATTTTGAAAAGGAATTAGATTTGTAAATGCCTTCAGCAATCAAAAACTCTGCTCATTGAATGAAGAATTGAAGTAACCTTTGTCCTGGAATGGGTGTTTAACTAAAATACTCCACCCTAACTCATTTTACACTACTAATGTTCTGAAAAAAAGGCTGCAACGCTTAAGAAATAAAGAATTTATCTGTTTAAACAGTTAATAGTACCAACAATTAAAATACTATGTAGCCTGTATTCACGTTCGCTGCCTTTTATAATACTCATTGCTACAACATCAGCAAAAAACCCCCGAAAAGAACACttcttatgtttttttttttctgtactgaacCTTATTAATAAGCAAAAGTGTAATGCATTGAGAGAGTTAGGTAGGCCAAACCAGAAGTACTAAGTGTTACTCCATTTTGGCTGGCAGCAAGAAACACACGGAGGCTGATTTGTCATGTATTTCCTTAGCCAAGATTGTCTCCTTTCCATTCCCTAGCTGATGGCTACATGAACACTTGAATCCTCTTTATTCCTGTGAACAAATTCACCTATGGAAGGGATGGTACTGCTTATCAAAAAAGACAATGCGTAATGtaaactgatctttttttttatgagggctgttttttttaaaaagtgaatagaATACAACTGGTGTAAATTATATATTTCCATTTTTGATTTactaaaaatacttaaaaatatgaaCAGAGACCTGACACATAGGAATAGGAATGTTGCTTTATAAATAGGAAGCAAAACTGTGCCACACTTACTAGTTCCTCGCATTATTTCATCTTGCAGTCAGTGGATCTGCTGTTGAAGTAAGACACTGGTGTGTGAAGAGTGGTACCATGTTAATAAAGGAAGCTTCACAGGCTTGGTAAACGTAGTTTCTATACGCTCACCTTTCATTACGTTTTGTTTACTGCTATACCAGAACAAACCAAGAACACTCCATTGTTTTCACTGaattttcctgaaatatttgaCAGTAAAAAAGCATCAGGGAAATGTCTTTGTTTAGTGAAAACAATCCATAGGAAAAAAAGTCTCTATTGGACAAGACCTTTTACAAAAACAGAGTCAAAATTTGTCCTTTTTTAGAGAGCTTGTGACTTCCTTtggttctgagaaaaaaaaagcaaagtgtgGCACTGttgacattttctttcttgttagATCAGTGCTTTTCAGTGAAACACCCTTACTGTTGGCATGGAACTGTAAATCTGGAAGATGAAAATGGAGAGGGGAGTACAGTATTAACTCTACATGGCATATTTTGCTTTGGACATCATGTGATAATGTTTTGTTCATATTGTTCTCATTTTTGTATTTGACGTTAAAAGGAGGTAAATATTCTCTTCAGCTGCAGTGTCCAGGAGCTAAGCAGCAATAGGAGAATCCAAACAGAGTAACCCTTCATTCACCCTCCTGCTTTCTAAGAGAGTAAGGGGATAAAATGGTGTATGTTATCACACAGGGCACGGGGAATGGATGTGGCAGTCTTGTGCCCAGAGGGAAGCGGAACTGATCTGCCTCCCGAAGCAGAGCTGAAAGCTTCGTTAGGCACGTGAGGGCAGCGTGTTCTTGCTGCTTGAGACTACATCAACGGGACTTCCAGGCTCCATCCGTTGGAGTGGGGAATTCTCTCTCGAAAATGAGTGGGAAAGGGAAAAGCTTTACTTCTGTGTCATGGAGGAGATTTGTCTGTAAATAAAACCACACCTTTGTCTCCTCCCCTAATCCTTGTGGAGGAAGTGCAAACAAACCGAGAACTGAAAGGATAATATTTACAATCATGCTCGTAGGCTATAGCTCCTGGTTTTTTGAAGCAGTGCTTCTGACGGTATGTTAGCAGCCTTCCAAATACTGTCAGCCGCCTGaactctgctttcttccttcaCAATGTGCTGAGCTCACGAGTTAAATCTTTTGTTGATCAGTTAAAAGGCATGTACTCGGGGCCAAAAATAGTCTGACTTGCCAAAATCCTGAATCCTATGTGTGAAATTATTTCCCTTATGGGTTTTGACCCACTTTTAGAAGCAAAATAAGGCAAGTGACCTGTTGTGAAATAATCTATGTTTCAGCTTCTTCAAGCCTGTACCCATAAGGGAAATACCTGGCTCCACATGCTTTATAACACCCAAAAATAACATTACGTATCTAAAGGTAAAAATCTTATGGCAAGAGAAATGCTGAAGTTTTGTGATACTCGGGTCGTTCTGGGCCATGGACTCCTGTATGGGTAACATTTCTCCACTTTTGTAATACTGTGATCAATATCAATACACAggacccaatggtatcgctgccTGGTTAGAAGGTTATCTTGTACTTtgcatttccttaaaaaaatcattcagtaTAGCAAAGCTGTAGAAAAAGACCCTCTGCATATGTAATTTTTCAGTGGGATCCACTTTAACAGTTTTTTCGGATAATGAACAAAAGCTGTATGACGATATTCAGGCGAGAAAAGTGCATGAAGGTATTGTAACAGTCTGTTGGCCTATGTGGAATTTTTCAAAGCAAACCTCTGTTCGAAGATTTTGTCACATACTGGGGCACAAACCTCCCTTTATCTATTTCATTGTATTTCATTGTATGGGCAAATCcctaaaagaacaaaacacaggtGCAGCATTTCCTTTGTACCTCAGCGATACAAGCTGCTACACATTTTTAACTCTCCCTGTCATCAGTGGAAGGTAAGGACAAGCTGGTTATTATATGAGCTGTTCTGCCCTGGAAGATTGTACAACTTTTGCTAACACAGTATAAACATAGGTGCTGTGTTGCTAAAAATAGAACTTGATGGTGAGTAGTTCATTTTGTCTTAGTATAGTGGGAGTCGGACAGCTGATTCCTTAAAACCCCTTTGAAAAAAGCCACCCTAAAATGGTAGAAAAATTAGTTGGCATTTTCACAGACAGGCACTAGTTAATCTGCTATCATACAGGGTGTTATTTAAAGTCTACAGTGAACAATATTTACCGTCAGATTAAGGGCAATAaggaaagcatttctgaaaacctGCTCTCGCAAAGTTGGGAAATACTAATCCGCGTATTACGAGATCTTACAGTTTTAACTCCCACATTGAAGTTAGgaaattttatttgcatttcttcccttcccagaAATGTGTCCAGCTGCCTCTGGAGTTAGAATTAATATTGATGTCAATAATTTCCTTTGTATAGAGACGTATTTGCGTAAATTGACTAGATATTAATGGTTTTGGTCCCCACTTATTTTAGACTGTGTTTTGCAATATAATGCTTTCCTTTTGCATCATTTTCTACATACCTTTGTGAGATCTCTTctactgaatttttatttttctgctctgtagGCCAGCTCTGCTATTTGTGCTGTATAAGCATTGCTTCAAACGGGAGCTTTGCGCTGATACCATTAATCATTTGGTTACTGTCTTCTGACCTTTTACAGTATCAACAGAGTATTCTGTAACATGTTGATCACAACTGGAACTAATATTTTAATAACATAATGCTAGCCATAAACACAATGAAACATCAGTGTCGTTCAGCTGTGTACCAAAGCAATGTTCCTGCAATCTGAAAGCAAGATCCAGCGCAGGATTCCTTGCTATCGGTGACTTAAATGAAGCCCCTTTTTATTACTTGAAAGTACAGTGCTTCTTGATCAGGAAACCATCATGTCACAGAAGTACAGTGGAGGAAGTAGATGGCACGTGCCATGGCTTTCACTAGTGACTGcacttatttttatgtatttattagtTTATAAACTAGTCTTTCTTGATGCAGTATCTGGGACACTGTATataattttgcagaaaattaaaCTAAACTGGGTACAGCGCCCAGAAAACGCATCCATTCCCTTAACAAATAATAGCTCAAGGGGTCTAAAAATTAAAACTAGTAAAACAAGAAGGCGGCAAATAATGGTCAGTGATGCATTGAGCTGGACAGAAAACCCATGCATTGAACCCCGAAGACACCGGTAACGCATACGATAGCTTTCCTTTGCCTAAGGCAACAGCTTCTGCAGGCAGGCCAATTACTTTGTGTGGCACAGAAGTTCAGCAGGCAGCTATATGGCATATACCGAAGGGCTAATCCCGCTCCTGCAGAAGTCAGTGGTAAAACTCTGTAGCCCAGAATCACAGACACAGTTAGATGTTGCCATGCTGAGAGTTTCAGAGCTTAAAATTTGGTCGCTAACTCTGAATCCACAGGGCTGATACAGGTGTGTGTGCTTATCTGCATGCTGGAGAATGGACTTACACTCAGCAGGGCACTCGGCAGTGAAACTAGTCCTTAGAAGACACACCAGAGTGAGAGAAATCTGTTTCTCTTTCACGTATAgttgctgcctgcagctctgcagagaaagtcCACAACCAGCACCAGGCTGGGCCTGGCCTAACTTTTAGGAATCCTTTTGCTTGCTCCCTCTTTGCTAGCGTGAAGCTTTCATCCTGTTTCTGAACTGGCTTCAAAGCAGCAAGGAGTCTTCCTGTGCAGGCTTTGCTCCATCTTAATGACTAGGACACtcacagaagttagaaaagaCATTTTTGATCTCTCCTTCTGGATGGGAAAAGCTTAAATCCCTGATCATGAAGAGTGCCATGCATGCTGGATTTCTAAATGAAAATCAGGTGACCTTTCAACTTTGGTGTcatttttgaatgaaaatggCCAAGACCACTGCGTTGTGTGGTGCTCTGTGTAAGTGCATGTGTGAGAGTTTACTTTGACAGGCCCTGGTGGTGATCTAGATGTGAAGATAACTAGTCTGCAAAAGCTAAGGACAGGGGTTAGGTGCTCAGGTGCTATTACGTTCCTACAAAGCCAAGACGGCTAAAGAACTTAATGTGTTTTTGAGTGTATTACTGCTGGCACACTGTCTAAGCAACCTAAAAAGAGCCTTAGGTGTGAAGTCTCACAATGAATCCGATTCCCTGATTTTGCTGTGAATGGAGCTGGTTTCTCCAGCAGACATTATGATGGACAGCAtctcaaaccaaaaaaaaccccttggaaTATATTGGTAATGCCGTGCAGATTTTGTAACAGgttaattttgattttgtttggttttcagggCTCTTGCTGATGTTATGCGACCTCAAGGTCCTTGTACAACAGATCATATGGAAAGAGATCTAAACATTGTAGTACACGTGCAGCATTATGAAAACATGGAGACGAGACCTCC
This window harbors:
- the SHISA9 gene encoding protein shisa-9 gives rise to the protein MEGLVRLLVGCLAAELLALACRAQERAGQPLGSFVVLSGANRSGLGEQPDPSEQPPVPDFCRGYFDVMGQWDPPFNCSSGEFIFCCGTCGFRFCCKFKKTRLDQSTCTNYETPLWMNTGKPPSRIDDPLHDPTRDKTNLIVYIICGVVAVMVLVGIFTKLGLEKAHRPQREHMSRALADVMRPQGPCTTDHMERDLNIVVHVQHYENMETRPPPNNLHPPQMNNVMPTSPLLPQMAHQHSYPSLGQITNPYEQQPPGKELNKYASLKAVADKVNDDFYTKRRHLAELAAKGSLPLHPVRLDEDRAYTIDSGLTKQNGQKSKIAKIHTHPLGYNSHYKTWDPNDQSLRRQAYTNKGKHGMGDPTLSDPLTTRSQHYLGPQPYFITNSKTEVTV